The Hevea brasiliensis isolate MT/VB/25A 57/8 chromosome 9, ASM3005281v1, whole genome shotgun sequence nucleotide sequence ATTATACTAACCATTGCCATTCACCAGTTTCTTTTGCATGCCTCTTAACAGCATGAAACAGGCAATCCAAACTGTATAACACCAATCCGAACATGCATTGCGACTCTTTTTCCTGAAAAAACAAAAAACATAAGGATTTTTATGTACCTCCACTAATTTATTACATCTACCTTTACTTTTTGTTCTCCCTCCTCCCCCCATCTCTcccttattttctaatttttatgtGAGCATGTTTCAGGAGAGACGAGGTTCGAAATGCAGTTAGTTGCAATCATATTAATTTGACGTGTTTTGAGTAGCATATAGTATTAACCACTTCGAAATTATAGCTACCAAATCACATGGGGTTGAACATTGGCTGCCAAGAATTTTTTGTTTCTTATGCACAGATGCATGCAGAAAATCGGATCAGCCACCACATAATGATAAATGTTACACAATCATCAATTTAGAAGATCATATTTGCATGTCAAGACGCATGGGCAAGCCACAAGCATCCTTAGTGAGTGGGAAATTCGTAAAGGAAAAATTAAGGCCCAAGTGTTTTTGGCAAAGAAGTGGATAGTCCTCAGCACAAATCTCTTCACAGGCAAAAGAAATAACTCTTTAGATTGCTACAACTTGCACGGGAGAAGGTTATCATACACaaaagttgtcttatccatgagCTATTGAAATAAACAGTCCACAATACGTAAGCCGTAAAAAAATGACAAAGCAAAAATCCATAGCCACCTCCAAAGAAACCATTGTCAAATAGAGAAATCTTTTACCATTTCCAATTGATCAAGGAAAAAGATACATATCTACTTTTCCTCCCTTTCTTTAAGCAAGGAGATGGTGAGGGAGAAGATTAGGGAAAGAACGAAGAGATagcatcataaataatttaattctacTAAGTACTAACCCATAGTCCTCAAATCTCAAAAAAGATTGAATGATTAAGAGACGAGATTATCAAGGAAGAAGCATCAAAACACCACACCAGATATAGTTTCTTACCAGTCCTTGGTCAACAAATGATTGGTACTGCAAAATCCTTTTTTCAACTTCCACTAAGAGTAGCCTCCTTTGGCACCGAGCAATTCTCCCCCTTCCTACTGCTTTAGCATCCTGATTTATGCAACCATTGTGATAGCAAAAGaacaaaaattattaaattttcaaaactTGATCGCTATAACATAAAattgaaatttgactaggttgaaATCTTTAGCACAATCTATCAATCTCTGTTACAGAAAATGGTTTAGGAATCCAAAATCTATACATGCAAGAATTAATTCAATGTCTCAAAATTTTTTAAAGGAGAAACTAATGATAATTTGAACAAAATAGGTATATGATTTTGAAAGAAAGAGACCCTCCATACTCGTTACAAAACACTGTAGTCAGTTAGCTCATCCCCAATGCATTACTTGAAACTTGTAGCCATTATATCTGGCAAGGATGGCTGCTGGACCTAGAAATTTATCAGATATACTTGAATAAATACCAGTATAGTGCACAAACCTGCCTTAGAAAATGTGAATTCAAAATGTATTCATAAATCCCTCTTTATGTGGTCAGCCCTTTTACTGTTTGGACTGTAGTTTCACTCCACCACTAACATATATTCTTTTCTTCCCTACACACAATTTTATTGGCTTCCTACTAACACATCACGCATAACCATATAAGTTCATATGCAACATATTCATTATCCTGTATAGCAAGATAAATTGCGGCAGCATCAGCAGCAGAAGTCTAACTCTCACCTCAATTAAGTCTACGAAACAATCATATATATTAAGGTGTTAAAGCACTGAAAATATTGATTAGTTACAAGTCGGTTAAACCCACAACTTAACAGAATTGGGTCCTCTCCCATATTTAGTTTTCACAAATCTCTACATAATAATAGTGCATTTGGATAATTTTATTGAAAGCAAAATAAAAACAACCAAATTAATTTAAATGTCAAATAAGGTAACGGCTGAGTCCTTTGCTTCACAAATCCAATTGTCAATATCGGGACTTCCCATCAAACGACTATGCCTCAAGAGCCACATAGAACAAACAGATAGGCCAACTGCACCACATGTATAACGAATCCAGTACTGTGTTACTTTCTTTGGCTTTTGGTGTTTGGCAACCTAATAAAAAAATTCCATATGAATTATATACCTCAAAAACTTAATTTGCAATAGAGAAGACAGTCAGTCGATTAGAAGACATCAATGTGAATTCAGTCCACACAATAAAAGGATTATGAAATATTCTTACTATAAGAGATAAGTAGGAGTCCAATTTCTGAATATTTTTATTAACCAAGTTGATGGCATCTGCAATTTCACATTCAGTCCACTGAGAGCCTTCTTGATTAACTTCTGGTAGTCTCTCAAACAGTAGAGGGAATGAATAGCTTCCATCAACAGAAGAATTAGTCTGCATATCATTGCATATTGAATGAAAAAGATTTGAAATCATATATAACAAGTGAACATCAAAAACATTTAGAATATCACAGTGAGCTCAAGAGTAGAGTGCAAGGAAAAACTATaatgagaaagaagaaaaaaaatttaaaaacctaATGGTTTTATAATTACCCTGCGTATTGCATGTAGATGACCAATTGATGCCTCCAAATTTGAAAATAAACCATTAATAGTAACTAGCAATGAGGGGAATGACTTTTCTGGATCCTTCACTAACTCTTTTCCACATCTATCAACTTCCATGTAAACCTGTATGGAAAAGCACGAAATCAATTGACAATCAATTCTACATGTTTTTGAGAATATGCAATGCTTATATTATATGTGTATGATTAACATGTATAATGAATTATGTTGCTGGGTAGACTCGAATGGGATAGAAATCAAAACTTTACAAAGTTTACAGCAATTGAGGTAAGCCTTAAATTCCTTGTTGCATAGCAAGAGAAAAAGCTACAATAAAGATGCGAAGACAAACCATGACAATGTAGCAAATTTACTAAGAGGAAAAGAAAAGGGAAGAAACACCAAGTGCTAGTATACCTACAAACTTTTTTGGTTGGATAACTGTATACCTAGAACTTAGCAAGATAGCAAATTTGTTCTTAAAAGCTCTCTTCCATTTAAATCAGCATCAGTGGAACTCCCTCAGCAAAAGAACATTTGTAAACCACCCCTCCATTCTTTAACAATTGGATCTTAAGCAGTATTACAAACTAAATGAGGAAAAGCAACCAATATAAAATCAATGAGTCTTATTTTTGCATGCGTGCGTAAGCATTAAGCATGCACCAGATAATTAGAGTCTGCTATAGAGGACTATTGGTCACAAATTGAGAATTGAGAACCAAATCAAACTGCTGAAGTTCTATATATATTGTGACTCAAGCAGCTAAGCCCTAGCACAGTTTACAGCATTGTTTTCCCTAAGCATGTTAATATGCTTTTATGCTTCCTAAAGGCCATATCTCATCCTCACCATTCATCACCAGGAATAATCAATCAGTCAACATTCAACTGTTTCACAAGGGAATGTACCATGCATCTAATTTACTGAAACAAAATGAAGGTCTCCAATCCCACTGGATGCCAGCATACATTAATAATGATAATTGAAATTATAAGAACATAGACAAATCAAAGAAGCGGAAAATCTATAGTTTAAGATTGTTGGTAAAGACGAAGTACAAATGCAGGCAAAACATTATCAACACTGAGATACacaaatgaaatgaaaaaaaagaatGGTGGAGCAAACCTTAGCCAATAATGTAGCAAGCACGCGCCTTAATGTGGTTAAAGCAGCCAGCCTCTCAGATATATAAGCAGATGCAGATTGGCATAGATGCTGCATTGAAGGACCCTCAACAACGCATTGTTGCACCAACTGAACTGTTCCATCAACGAAAGCTCGAGGCCCTCTCTCAAAGATCATAAAGTATAATTTCCGATAATTAGATCTCtgaaattcaaatgaaaacccAAAAACAAAATTATTAAGATGAAACATAAAGAACAACGCACGTAGCACGCTAAACTGTGCTCACCTCTGCTCTAGATTGCCAAAATTGCAAATTCTTTTCTACACTATGCAAATTTACAAAGATGTGCTCCATTATGTCCTCCAAAACATCATACACTACAGATGACTCTTTCACAACCCTGCATAAACGAGAGAaaaggccaaaaaaaaaaaaaaaaaaaatcatcttgtCTCAAATTTGATTAAAACGCCAAAGAACAAGTATTGCATATACAATAAGAGGACATACAGAGAAGATTCAGGAGTGTAGGAGGGCAAGGGGAGATGGATGTAATGCCTGCGTCTGGAAGAAGAGACGCGGGCTGTTTGGCGGAAGAGATTGGAGATTTGCCTAAGAAAATTTGGCCCATCAAGAATTGAGACAACACATTACAACATTGTTTTGGTTCAAGGAATTCCATTCAGAAAGTTATTATTCTCAGTTTGGTTTAAATTTTGAATGAGGAATAATAACTCCACAATCTCAACTTTGATTCAAATCTTAAGAATGGAATAGTTATCTTCTGCAAATTTGTAGAATATATATTCCCACACATGGAAAAAGAGTACTGCAAAACAACTATTCTATACCACTAAACAAAGAGAGCCTATTTGTGTAGCCGCAGCAGCTGAAATTTATGACcttatttttatgtaaataacTCCATCAGTTTAGATATACAGAATATTTGTAAGAATGAATTACATGCATCAGAGTTCAGACCCTCAAGACAACATATTATGATCAACAAAACATATACATCAGAAATTGCTTGGACAGCATGTAAAGACAAAATAATCAAACAAATCTTAGCATCTGTAGCCATATTCATCTTCAAAAATACCAACACAAGAAGCCAAAGTAGTCCCTACAAGTGCACACAGCATATTATGCTCCACCAGATGTAGAATAATGCAGTATCTTAACAAACCTCATCTGCACCCACCCTTTCTCCCAAAAGGATTAGCCTGAACCTTAGAAACTCACTACTTACTCTATATTTTTTGCAACTGTTGAAGTGGATGATATAAATTCTGCGCAGCACTTCCCCTTAAACCTACCACACTTGGCCTTTTAAGGACTTTCCTTTACACTTCGTGCCAAAAACCAAatgcatgattaaaaaaaataataaaaatgttgactttgacTATTTGACCTCAATGACATCTAGAAATTGTAATTAGGAGTAATCTTTTTCAACCTTTAATAACAGAGTAAAAGCTTATATAAAGCATAACATTAAGACAGCTGGAATTTACAGGCGGCTCCTTTCTTTCCCTCTTCCTTCATTTCCCAAAGCAATATAATAAACATAGATTAGAAACTTTTCATCCTAACAGAAATGCTTAAATCCAATGTAACAAAAAGCCGCTTATAATCATATAAGCAATATTAATCAATGCCTTCTCTATTTGGAGACAGTTGCTACCACCCCCAGTCATAAAGGGAAAAGTAAAGCAATATATTGAACGAGGATGAGACTGGGAAGAGAAACTACACGAAATTAATTGCAAGTATAGGAAAACCTGAAGCTTCATTA carries:
- the LOC110653325 gene encoding protein DGS1, mitochondrial isoform X3 encodes the protein MEMRWKWWQISNLFRQTARVSSSRRRHYIHLPLPSYTPESSLVVKESSVVYDVLEDIMEHIFVNLHSVEKNLQFWQSRAERSNYRKLYFMIFERGPRAFVDGTVQLVQQCVVEGPSMQHLCQSASAYISERLAALTTLRRVLATLLAKVYMEVDRCGKELVKDPEKSFPSLLVTINGLFSNLEASIGHLHAIRRTNSSVDGSYSFPLLFERLPEVNQEGSQWTECEIADAINLVNKNIQKLDSYLSLIDAKAVGRGRIARCQRRLLLVEVEKRILQYQSFVDQGLEKESQCMFGLVLYSLDCLFHAVKRHAKETGEWQCLPVLCQTV
- the LOC110653325 gene encoding protein DGS1, mitochondrial isoform X2, with protein sequence MEMRWKWRQISNLFRQTARVSSSRRRHYIHLPLPSYTPESSLVVKESSVVYDVLEDIMEHIFVNLHSVEKNLQFWQSRAERSNYRKLYFMIFERGPRAFVDGTVQLVQQCVVEGPSMQHLCQSASAYISERLAALTTLRRVLATLLAKVYMEVDRCGKELVKDPEKSFPSLLVTINGLFSNLEASIGHLHAIRRTNSSVDGSYSFPLLFERLPEVNQEGSQWTECEIADAINLVNKNIQKLDSYLSLIDAKAVGRGRIARCQRRLLLVEVEKRILQYQSFVDQGLEKESQCMFGLVLYSLDCLFHAVKRHAKETGEWQCLRQDIIDLGQPSLQTTYKLVVTSRMARVYECLLPSLKQP
- the LOC110653325 gene encoding protein DGS1, mitochondrial isoform X7; translation: MEMRWKWWQISNLFRQTARVSSSRRRHYIHLPLPSYTPESSLVVKESSVVYDVLEDIMEHIFVNLHSVEKNLQFWQSRAERSNYRKLYFMIFERGPRAFVDGTVQLVQQCVVEGPSMQHLCQSASAYISERLAALTTLRRVLATLLAKTNSSVDGSYSFPLLFERLPEVNQEGSQWTECEIADAINLVNKNIQKLDSYLSLIDAKAVGRGRIARCQRRLLLVEVEKRILQYQSFVDQGLEKESQCMFGLVLYSLDCLFHAVKRHAKETGEWQCLRQDIIDLGQPSLQTTYKLVVTSRMARVYECLLPSLKQP
- the LOC110653325 gene encoding protein DGS1, mitochondrial isoform X9 codes for the protein MEMRWKWWQISNLFRQTARVSSSRRRHYIHLPLPSYTPESSLVVKESSVVYDVLEDIMEHIFVNLHSVEKNLQFWQSRAERSNYRKLYFMIFERGPRAFVDGTVQLVQQCVVEGPSMQHLCQSASAYISERLAALTTLRRVLATLLAKVYMEVDRCGKELVKDPEKSFPSLLVTINGLFSNLEASIGHLHAIRRDAKAVGRGRIARCQRRLLLVEVEKRILQYQSFVDQGLEKESQCMFGLVLYSLDCLFHAVKRHAKETGEWQCLRQDIIDLGQPSLQTTYKLVVTSRMARVYECLLPSLKQP
- the LOC110653325 gene encoding protein DGS1, mitochondrial isoform X1; protein product: MEMRWKWWQISNLFRQTARVSSSRRRHYIHLPLPSYTPESSLVVKESSVVYDVLEDIMEHIFVNLHSVEKNLQFWQSRAERSNYRKLYFMIFERGPRAFVDGTVQLVQQCVVEGPSMQHLCQSASAYISERLAALTTLRRVLATLLAKVYMEVDRCGKELVKDPEKSFPSLLVTINGLFSNLEASIGHLHAIRRTNSSVDGSYSFPLLFERLPEVNQEGSQWTECEIADAINLVNKNIQKLDSYLSLIDAKAVGRGRIARCQRRLLLVEVEKRILQYQSFVDQGLEKESQCMFGLVLYSLDCLFHAVKRHAKETGEWQCLRQDIIDLGQPSLQTTYKLVVTSRMARVYECLLPSLKQP
- the LOC110653325 gene encoding protein DGS1, mitochondrial isoform X6; the encoded protein is MEQIVVGVVKESSVVYDVLEDIMEHIFVNLHSVEKNLQFWQSRAERSNYRKLYFMIFERGPRAFVDGTVQLVQQCVVEGPSMQHLCQSASAYISERLAALTTLRRVLATLLAKVYMEVDRCGKELVKDPEKSFPSLLVTINGLFSNLEASIGHLHAIRRTNSSVDGSYSFPLLFERLPEVNQEGSQWTECEIADAINLVNKNIQKLDSYLSLIDAKAVGRGRIARCQRRLLLVEVEKRILQYQSFVDQGLEKESQCMFGLVLYSLDCLFHAVKRHAKETGEWQCLRQDIIDLGQPSLQTTYKLVVTSRMARVYECLLPSLKQP
- the LOC110653325 gene encoding protein DGS1, mitochondrial isoform X5; translated protein: MEMRWKWRVVKESSVVYDVLEDIMEHIFVNLHSVEKNLQFWQSRAERSNYRKLYFMIFERGPRAFVDGTVQLVQQCVVEGPSMQHLCQSASAYISERLAALTTLRRVLATLLAKVYMEVDRCGKELVKDPEKSFPSLLVTINGLFSNLEASIGHLHAIRRTNSSVDGSYSFPLLFERLPEVNQEGSQWTECEIADAINLVNKNIQKLDSYLSLIDAKAVGRGRIARCQRRLLLVEVEKRILQYQSFVDQGLEKESQCMFGLVLYSLDCLFHAVKRHAKETGEWQCLRQDIIDLGQPSLQTTYKLVVTSRMARVYECLLPSLKQP
- the LOC110653325 gene encoding protein DGS1, mitochondrial isoform X4, giving the protein MEMRWKWWVVKESSVVYDVLEDIMEHIFVNLHSVEKNLQFWQSRAERSNYRKLYFMIFERGPRAFVDGTVQLVQQCVVEGPSMQHLCQSASAYISERLAALTTLRRVLATLLAKVYMEVDRCGKELVKDPEKSFPSLLVTINGLFSNLEASIGHLHAIRRTNSSVDGSYSFPLLFERLPEVNQEGSQWTECEIADAINLVNKNIQKLDSYLSLIDAKAVGRGRIARCQRRLLLVEVEKRILQYQSFVDQGLEKESQCMFGLVLYSLDCLFHAVKRHAKETGEWQCLRQDIIDLGQPSLQTTYKLVVTSRMARVYECLLPSLKQP
- the LOC110653325 gene encoding protein DGS1, mitochondrial isoform X8 codes for the protein MEMRWKWWQISNLFRQTARVSSSRRRHYIHLPLPSYTPESSLVVKESSVVYDVLEDIMEHIFVNLHSVEKNLQFWQSRAERSNYRKLYFMIFERGPRAFVDGTVQLVQQCVVEGPSMQHLCQSASAYISERLAALTTLRRVLATLLAKVYMEVDRCGKELVKDPEKSFPSLLVTINGLFSNLEASIGHLHAIRRTNSSVDGSYSFPLLFERLPEVNQEGSQWTECEIADAINLVNKNIQKLDSYLSLIVAKHQKPKKVTQYWIRYTCGAVGLSVCSMWLLRHSRLMGSPDIDNWICEAKDSAVTLFDI